The segment TGAAGTCGACGAGCACCTGGGCACCCGCGTCGGAGGCGTTGAACAGCCAGTCCCCCTGGTCGATCATCGCGACCAGCTCGAGGTCGTCGGCGGCGTCGACCGCCTTGCAGACCTCGAGGCCCATCCGGCCACGGGCACCGAGGACACCGACACGAATAGCTTCAGTCACACCGTCAACCTAACGTACGGCGGCGGACCGCCCGCCACCGCTCGGCGAGCCCCACGACGATGAAGACAAGGCCGACGTACAGCCATCCGACCAGCACGTCGATCACCCAGTGCTCGGCCGTGTAGACCAGCGTGAAGGTCATCGAGAGCGGGTAGGCGAACAGCAGCGGCCACCACCGCTTGCGGATCATCGGCAGGAAGAACACGACCGACATGAAGGCGAACGCGGTGTGCAGCGAGGGCATCGCGGCGACCGGGTTCGACGCCTCGATCTGCAGCGCGTTGAGGGTGTTGCCGGCGCCCTCCAGCCCGATCGCCTTCCAGCCGTTGGTGGAGATCCGGACCGCCTCGATCAGCGAGCCGTGCTCCTTCTCGGCGGCCCACCACGGCGGGGCGGCCGGGTAGAGGAAGTAGGTGATCAGGCCGAACACGCAGAGCATGAACCAGCGGCGCATGAACCGGGCCCACTGCGGGCGGCTCTGCATCCAGAGCACCACGGCGATGGTCGGCATGGTCAGGAAGTGCGAGAAGTAGACGAGCGAGACGACCACCTCCCACCACTGGACCACGCCGGGCTGGTAGAGGTGCTCCTGGAGCCACTCGGTCGGGACGACCCCGAACATCCACCGGTCGAAGGCGATCAGCTCGGTGACGTGCGGCTCGAAGAAGCGGTCGGCGAAGCCGCGGGAGACGTTGTAGATGACCAGCAGCAGGCAGATCGGCAGCCAGTCACGAAGAAACCGCAGATGGGTACGCCACGGCTCGTAGTTGCGCCACGCGATGGTCGCCAGCCAGAGCCAGCCGAAAGCGATCAGCGGGTCGCTCGTCGGCACGCCCACGAAGTACACCCCGACGGCGAAGACCACCGCCCAGATCAGCATCCCGATGATCCGCCGCTTCCGGAGCTCCGGTGGCGGCGGGGTGGCGGGGGTCTCGGGCGGGGTCTCCAGCGTTGTCACGGGGTCCAAGGGTAACTACGTGGGCAACTCGGCCTCGTCGAACGGTCCCACCACGGCCAGCGAACGCTCACCCGAGAACAGGTCGGCCGCGACCGCGTTGACCTCCTCCACGGTGACCGCATCGACCCTGGCGAGCAGCTCGTCGACGCCCATCAGGTCGCCGTGCAGCAGTTCCGACTTCGCGAGCCGGCTCATCCGGGAACCGGTGTCCTCCAGGCCGAGCACGTACGAGCCCTTCACCATGCCCTTGCCGCGGAGCAGCTCGTCGGCGCTGATGCCCTTGGCGGCGACCCGGTCGAGTTCGCCCCGGATCAGGTCGAGCACCTCGGCCGCCTTCGCCGGGGCGCAGCCCGCGTAGACGCCGACCAGGCCGGAGTCGGCGTACTGGCCGGCGTACGAGTACACCGAGTAGGCCAGGCCGCGCTTCTCCCGGATCTCCTGGAACAGCCGGCTCGACATGCCACCGCCGAGCACGTTGTTGAGCACGCCGAGCGCGAACCGGCGCTCGTCGTGCCGGCCCAGTCCGGTGCCGCCCAGCACGATGTGGGCCTGCTCGGTGTCGCGGTGCAGCACGACGTTGCGGGGCTTCTGTACGCGTACCCTCGTGGTCGCCGACCTCGGCTCGGCCGGCGCCGCCGGCGCGGTGTCCAGCGGGGTCCCGGCCAGCGCCTTGCGGACCAGCCTGACCACCAGCGCATGGTCCAGGTTCCCGGCCGCGGCGACCACGATCTGCGGTGGCGTGTAACGCCGCCGGTAGAAACCGTTGATCTGGCTGCGGGTCATCGGCGTGATCGAGCCGGGCGTGCCGGAGATCAGCCGGCCCAGCGGGTGATTGCCGTAGATCGCCTCGGCGAAGACGTCGTGCACCTCGTCACCGGGCTCGTCCTCGTGCATGGCGATCTCTTCGAGGATGACGCCGCGCTCGGTCTCCACGTCCGCCGGGTCGAGCAGCGAGTCGGCCACCGCGTCCACCATCACGTCCACCGCGAGCGGCAGATCGGCGTCGAGCACCCGCGCGTAGTAGCAGGTGTACTCCTTCGTGGTGAAGGCGTTCGTCTCGCCACCGACCGCCTCGATCTCGGCGGAGATGTCCAGGGCGGTGCGCTTGTGGGTGCCCTTGAAGAGCAGGTGCTCCAGGAAGTGCGAGGCGCCGTGGAGGGACGGTGACTCGTCCCGGGAGCCGATCCCGACCCAGATCCCGAGCGAGGCGCTGCGGGTGGTCGGGATCGCCTCGGTGATGATGCGCAGGCCGCTCGGCAGGGTGGTCTTCTTGACGCCGCCGCCGAGCGCCCTGGTGACGACGCGGGCCGGCCCTCCGGCCGGCCCGCTGGAAAGCGTTGTCACTTAGTCGCGACGCTCGCCGCGGTCGCCGCCGGACGAACGCGACCGGCGCCGGCGGGGCTCGCCGCCACCCTCACCGCGGGGAGCGCGCTCCTCGCGGGGCGGGCGACCACCCTCGGAAGCGGCCGGCGCGGCCGGGGCCTCCTCGCCCTCCGGGCGGACCTTGTCCAGGTAGATCTTGCCGCGCTGGTCGATGTCCGCGATCGACACCTCGACCTTGTCGCCGACGTTGAGGAAGTCCTCGACCTTCTCGACCCGCTTGCCGTCGCCCACCTTGGAGATGTGCAGCAGGCCGTCACGGCCGGGCAGCAGCGAGACGAACGCGCCGAACGCGGCCGTCTTCACCACGGTGCCGAGGAACTTGTCGCCGACCTTCGGCAGAGTCGGGTTGGCGATCGCGTTGATCCGCTCGACCGCGGCCTCGGCGGCCGGGCCGTTGGTCGCGCCGACGTAGATCGTGCCGTCGTCCTCGATCGAGATGTCGGCGCCGGTCTCGTCCTGGATCGCGTTGATCGTCTGGCCCTTGGGGCCGATGACCATACCGATCTTGTCGACCGGGATCTTCACGCTGGTGACGCGAGGTGCGTACTCGCTCATCTCGGCCGGGGCCTCGATCGCCGCGTTCATCACGCTGAGGATCGTCGCCCGGGCGTCGTGCGCCTGGGAGAGCGCGCCGGCCAGCACGTCCGACGGGATGCCGTCGAGCTTGGTGTCCAGCTGCAGGGCGGTGACGAACTCGCTGGTGCCGGCGACCTTGAAGTCCATGTCGCCGAACGCGTCCTCGGCGCCGAGGATGTCGGTGAGAGCGACGTACTCCGTCTTGCCGTCGACCTCGTCGGAGATCAGGCCCATCGCGATACCGGCGACCGGGGCCTTCAGCGGCACACCCGCGGAGAGCAGGGCCAGCGTCGAGGCGCAGACCGAGCCCATCGAGGTCGAGCCGTTGGAGCCGAGGGCCTCGGAGACCTGACGGATCGCGTACGGGAACTCCTCGCGCGACGGCAGCACGGGCACCAGGGCCCGCTCGGCCAGCGCGCCGTGGCCGATCTCGCGGCGCTTCGGCGAGCCCACCCGGCCGGTCTCACCGGTCGAGTACGGCGGGAAGTTGTAGTTGTGCATGTAGCGCTTGGTCTTCTCGGGGGCGAGAGTGTCCAGCGACTGCTCCAGGCGCAGCATGTTCAGGGTGGTGACGCCCAGGATCTGGGTCTCGCCACGCTCGAACAGCGCGGAGCCGTGCACCCGCGGCAGCACGCCGACCTGCGCGGTCAGCGGACGGATGTCACGCGGGCCGCGGCCGTCGATGCGGACCTGCTCGCGCAGCACCCGCTGCCGGACCTCGGACTTGGTGATCGAGCGGAAAGCCGCGCTGATCTCCTTCTCCCGGCCCTCGAACCGCTCGTCGAGCAGCTCGTGCGCCTTCGCCTTGACCAGGTCGAGGGCTTCCTCGCGCTCCTGCTTGCCGGCGATCTTCAGCGCCTCGGCGACCTCGGCGCGAACGGCCTCGGAGACGGCCGACTGCACGTCGTCCTGGTAGTCCAGGAAGACCGGGAACTCGGCGACCGGCTTGGCGGCGACCTCGGCCAGCTCGCTCTGCGCGCGGCACAGCTCGCGGATCGCGGGCTTGGCGGCCTCCAGGCCGCTGGCGACGACCTCCTCGGTCGGCGCGGTGGCGCCGGCCGAGATCAGCTTGATCGCGTGCGGGGTGGCCTCGGCCTCGACCATCATGATCGCGACATCGCCCTCGGCGGTCACACGACCGGCGACGACCATGTCGAAGGTGGCCCGCTCGAGCTCCTCGAGGGTCGGGAAGGCGACCCACTGGCCCTCGACGTGCGCGACGCGGGTCGAGCCGACCGGGCCGCTGAACGGCAGGCCGGACAGCTTGGTCGACATCGAGGCGGCGTTCATCGCAACCACGTCGTACGGGTGGGCCGGGTCGAGCGCGAGCACGGTCTCGACGACCTGGACCTCGTTGCGCAGGCCCTTGGTGAACGACGGGCGCAGCGGCCGGTCGATCAGGCGGCAGGTGAGGATGGCGTCCTCGCTGGGACGGCCCTCACGCCGGAAGAACGAGCCGGGGATGCGGCCCGCCGCGTACATCCGCTCCTCGACGTCCACGGTCAGCGGGAAGAAGTCGAAGTGCTCCTTCGGCTGCTTGCTGGCGGTGGTGGCGGAGAGGACGGTGGTGTCGCCCAGCTGGACGATCACCGAGCCGGCGGCCTGCTGTGCGAGGCGGCCGGTGGAGAAGACGATCTCCCGGGTGCCGAACGATCCGTTGTCGATGACGGCGGTGCGGGTTTCGGTGCCGAGAGCGTTGTTCTGCTCTGTCATGAAGTGCGGTACTCCTTCGTCGAGGACCCGGCGGTCTACAGCGCGGTTCAGAAGGCCGGTCTTCGATCGAAGTACCCAGGAGAGATGTGCCTGGGAACCACTACCGAGGACCGGTGCTGAGGGTGTGATCCGCGCGGGTCCGTGGGGTGGAAACTTTCGGGGAGCGACCAAACGGCCGCTCCCCGAGGTCAAGCTATCGGCGCAGGCCGAGACGCTCGATGAGCGTCCGGTAGCGGGCGATGTCCTTCTTCTGAACGTAGTTCAACAGGCGGCGGCGCTGACCGACCAGCAGCAGCAGGCCACGACGGCTGTGGTGGTCGTGCTTGTGCACCTTGAGGTGCTCGGTCAGGTCGGCGATCCGCTTGGTCAGCATGGCGACCTGAACCTCGGGCGAACCGGTGTCGCCCTCCTTGGTCGCGTACTCACCCATGATCTTGTTCTTGGTCTCTTGATCGAGCGCCATGTTCTCCGGACTTCTGTGTTGCCGATTACACGGTTACCCCGCGACCCGCGGCGTCGGGCAGGCAGGCGGGACCGGCGTCGGATATTCCGACGGCGAACCAACCCTATCAGGGCGTTACTGAAGCAACACCCGGGTCTCTTCCACGTCCGCCCGGATCTGTGCGATCAGCGGCTCGATCTCGTCGTATCTGCGCTGCTCACGGAGGTGCGCGACGAAGTCGAGGCTGACCCGCTCACCGTACAGATCCCCGGAGAAATCAAGGACATAGGCCTCCACCCGGCGCTCGCGACCGGAGAAGGTGGGATTGGTGCCGATCGACACGCTGGCCGGCAGCCGGGCGGCGTTCTCACCACCACGGGTGAGCCACGCGGCATAGATGCCGTCGGCGGGCACCGCCGCGTAGCGGTGCACCATCAGGTTGGCGGTGGGGAACCCCAGCTCGCGCCCGCGCTGATCGCCGCGGACCAC is part of the Actinoplanes sp. NBC_00393 genome and harbors:
- a CDS encoding phosphatase PAP2 family protein — encoded protein: METPPETPATPPPPELRKRRIIGMLIWAVVFAVGVYFVGVPTSDPLIAFGWLWLATIAWRNYEPWRTHLRFLRDWLPICLLLVIYNVSRGFADRFFEPHVTELIAFDRWMFGVVPTEWLQEHLYQPGVVQWWEVVVSLVYFSHFLTMPTIAVVLWMQSRPQWARFMRRWFMLCVFGLITYFLYPAAPPWWAAEKEHGSLIEAVRISTNGWKAIGLEGAGNTLNALQIEASNPVAAMPSLHTAFAFMSVVFFLPMIRKRWWPLLFAYPLSMTFTLVYTAEHWVIDVLVGWLYVGLVFIVVGLAERWRAVRRRTLG
- a CDS encoding M16 family metallopeptidase; translated protein: MTTLSSGPAGGPARVVTRALGGGVKKTTLPSGLRIITEAIPTTRSASLGIWVGIGSRDESPSLHGASHFLEHLLFKGTHKRTALDISAEIEAVGGETNAFTTKEYTCYYARVLDADLPLAVDVMVDAVADSLLDPADVETERGVILEEIAMHEDEPGDEVHDVFAEAIYGNHPLGRLISGTPGSITPMTRSQINGFYRRRYTPPQIVVAAAGNLDHALVVRLVRKALAGTPLDTAPAAPAEPRSATTRVRVQKPRNVVLHRDTEQAHIVLGGTGLGRHDERRFALGVLNNVLGGGMSSRLFQEIREKRGLAYSVYSYAGQYADSGLVGVYAGCAPAKAAEVLDLIRGELDRVAAKGISADELLRGKGMVKGSYVLGLEDTGSRMSRLAKSELLHGDLMGVDELLARVDAVTVEEVNAVAADLFSGERSLAVVGPFDEAELPT
- a CDS encoding polyribonucleotide nucleotidyltransferase, with product MTEQNNALGTETRTAVIDNGSFGTREIVFSTGRLAQQAAGSVIVQLGDTTVLSATTASKQPKEHFDFFPLTVDVEERMYAAGRIPGSFFRREGRPSEDAILTCRLIDRPLRPSFTKGLRNEVQVVETVLALDPAHPYDVVAMNAASMSTKLSGLPFSGPVGSTRVAHVEGQWVAFPTLEELERATFDMVVAGRVTAEGDVAIMMVEAEATPHAIKLISAGATAPTEEVVASGLEAAKPAIRELCRAQSELAEVAAKPVAEFPVFLDYQDDVQSAVSEAVRAEVAEALKIAGKQEREEALDLVKAKAHELLDERFEGREKEISAAFRSITKSEVRQRVLREQVRIDGRGPRDIRPLTAQVGVLPRVHGSALFERGETQILGVTTLNMLRLEQSLDTLAPEKTKRYMHNYNFPPYSTGETGRVGSPKRREIGHGALAERALVPVLPSREEFPYAIRQVSEALGSNGSTSMGSVCASTLALLSAGVPLKAPVAGIAMGLISDEVDGKTEYVALTDILGAEDAFGDMDFKVAGTSEFVTALQLDTKLDGIPSDVLAGALSQAHDARATILSVMNAAIEAPAEMSEYAPRVTSVKIPVDKIGMVIGPKGQTINAIQDETGADISIEDDGTIYVGATNGPAAEAAVERINAIANPTLPKVGDKFLGTVVKTAAFGAFVSLLPGRDGLLHISKVGDGKRVEKVEDFLNVGDKVEVSIADIDQRGKIYLDKVRPEGEEAPAAPAASEGGRPPREERAPRGEGGGEPRRRRSRSSGGDRGERRD
- the rpsO gene encoding 30S ribosomal protein S15, which translates into the protein MALDQETKNKIMGEYATKEGDTGSPEVQVAMLTKRIADLTEHLKVHKHDHHSRRGLLLLVGQRRRLLNYVQKKDIARYRTLIERLGLRR